A part of Apodemus sylvaticus chromosome 19, mApoSyl1.1, whole genome shotgun sequence genomic DNA contains:
- the LOC127669806 gene encoding olfactory receptor 2G3-like codes for MTINKSSGGDFILVGFSDQPQLEKILFVVVLISYLLTLVGNTVIILVSCLDSALQTPMYYFLTNLSFVDICFSTSIVPQLLWNLHGPAKTITATGCAIQLYVSLALGSTECVLLAVMAFDRYAAVCRPLHYATVMHPRLCQCLAGVAWLSGVGNTLIQGTITLRLPRCGNHRIYHFICEVPAMIKLACVDIHANEVQLFMASLVLLLLPLTLILVSYGYIAQALMRLRAALTWGKALGTCGSHLLVVVLFYGTSTAVYIHPNSSYAQNQGKFITLLYTVVIPTLNPLIYTLRNKDVKGALKRLVSKDFSTGKKILSR; via the coding sequence ATGACAATTAACAAGAGCTCAGGTGGTGATTTCATCCTGGTGGGCTTCTCTGATCAGCCACAACTTGAGAAGATTCTCTTCGTGGTGGTGCTGATCTCCTACCTCCTGACACTGGTAGGCAACACTGTGATCATCCTCGTTTCCTGTTTGGATTCTGCGCTCCAAACCCCCATGTACTATTTCCTTACCAACCTCTCTTTCGTTGATATCTGCTTTTCAACCAGCATTGTTCCTCAGCTGCTGTGGAACCTCCATGGCCCAGCCAAGACAATTACTGCCACAGGCTGCGCTATTCAGCTTTATGTGTCTCTGGCTCTGGGGTCCACTGAATGTGTCCTCCTCGCAGTTATGGCATTTGATCGCTATGCTGCTGTTTGCCGACCACTTCACTATGCTACAGTTATGCACCCACGGCTCTGCCAGTGTCTTGCAGGAGTGGCATGGCTGAGTGGAGTGGGCAACACACTGATTCAGGGCACCATCACCCTCCGCCTGCCTCGCTGTGGGAACCACAGGATTTATCACTTCATCTGTGAAGTTCCTGCCATGATCAAGTTGGCCTGTGTAGACATTCATGCCAATGAAGTGCAGCTATTCATGGCTTCCTTGGTGTTACTCCTCCTTCCCCTGACACTCATCTTGGTGTCATATGGATACATTGCCCAAGCATTGATGAGGTTAAGGGCAGCTCTAACCTGGGGTAAAGCTCTTGGAACCTGTGGATCCCACCTGCTGGTAGTAGTACTATTTTATGGCACAAGCACTGCTGTCTATATTCATCCTAACAGTTCCTATGCACAGAATCAGGGGAAGTTTATCACCCTTTTGTATACTGTGGTTATTCCTACTCTAAACCCCCTCATTTACACTTTGAGAAACAAAGATGTAAAGGGAGCATTGAAGAGGCTGGTAAGCAAAGATTTCAGCactggaaagaaaattctttcaaGGTAG
- the LOC127669787 gene encoding olfactory receptor 10C1-like isoform X1, producing the protein MVCCPFFQEMSINCSLWQENSLSVKRFAFAKFSEVPGECFLLFTLILLMFSVSLTGNTLIALAICTSSALHTPMYFFLANLSLLEIGYTCSVIPKMLQSLVSEAREISREGCATQMFFFIFFGITECCLLAAMAFDRYMAICAPLHYATRMNRGVCAHLAIVSWGMGCIVGLGQTNFIFSLNFCGPCEIDHFFCDLPPLLALACGDTSQNEAAIFVAAVLCIFSPFLLIISSYVRILVAVLLMPSPEGRHKALSTCSSHLLVVTLFYGSTSATYLRPKSSHSPEIDKLLALFYTAVTSMLNPIIYSLRNKEVKGALRRTLGLKKVLTISK; encoded by the coding sequence ATGGTTTGCTGTCCTTTCTTTCAGGAGATGAGTATCAACTGCTCTCTGTGGCAAGAGAACAGTTTGTCTGTCAAACGCTTTGCATTTGCCAAGTTCTCTGAGGTTCCTGGAGAATGTTTCCTCCTGTTCACCCTCATCCTCCTCATGTTCTCAGTATCACTGACAGGAAATACACTCATAGCCCTTGCCATCTGTACCAGTTCAGCcctgcacacccccatgtacttctttctgGCCAACTTGTCTCTCCTGGAAATTGGCTACACTTGCTCTGTCATACCCAAGATGCTGCAGAGCCTTGTGAGTGAGGCCCGAGAGATCTCTCGGGAGGGATGTGCCACACAGatgtttttcttcatattctttggTATAACTGAGTGCTGCCTATTGGCAGCTATGGCCTTTGACCGTTACATGGCCATATGTGCCCCACTACACTATGCAACTCGAATGAATCGTGGTGTATGTGCCCATTTGGCAATAGTTTCATGGGGAATGGGATGTATTGTAGGGTTGGGACAgaccaattttattttctccttgaaCTTCTGTGGACCCTGTGAGATAgaccacttcttctgtgaccttCCACCTCTCCTGGCACTTGCTTGTGGAGATACATCCCAAAATGAAGCTGCAATCTTTGTGGCAGCAGTTCTCTGCATATTTAGTCCATTTTTGCTGATCATATCTTCCTATGTCAGAATTCTGGTTGCAGTGCTGCTGATGCCTTCACCTGAGGGGCGCCATAAAGCTCTCTCCACTTGTTCCTCCCACCTACTTGTAGTCACACTCTTCTATGGCTCAACATCTGCTACCTATTTGAGGCCCAAATCTAGCCACTCACCAGAAATTGATAAACTCTTGGCCCTCTTCTACACAGCAGTGACATCCATGCTGAACCCCATCATCTATAGCTTAAGGAACAAGGAAGTTAAGGGAGCACTGAGAAGAACTCTGggactgaagaaagttctgacAATAAGTAAGTAA
- the LOC127669787 gene encoding olfactory receptor 10A2-like isoform X2 produces MSINCSLWQENSLSVKRFAFAKFSEVPGECFLLFTLILLMFSVSLTGNTLIALAICTSSALHTPMYFFLANLSLLEIGYTCSVIPKMLQSLVSEAREISREGCATQMFFFIFFVTLFYGSTSATYLRPKSSHSPEIDKLLALFYTAVTSMLNPIIYSLRNKEVKGALRRTLGLKKVLTISK; encoded by the exons ATGAGTATCAACTGCTCTCTGTGGCAAGAGAACAGTTTGTCTGTCAAACGCTTTGCATTTGCCAAGTTCTCTGAGGTTCCTGGAGAATGTTTCCTCCTGTTCACCCTCATCCTCCTCATGTTCTCAGTATCACTGACAGGAAATACACTCATAGCCCTTGCCATCTGTACCAGTTCAGCcctgcacacccccatgtacttctttctgGCCAACTTGTCTCTCCTGGAAATTGGCTACACTTGCTCTGTCATACCCAAGATGCTGCAGAGCCTTGTGAGTGAGGCCCGAGAGATCTCTCGGGAGGGATGTGCCACACAGatgtttttcttcatattctttg TCACACTCTTCTATGGCTCAACATCTGCTACCTATTTGAGGCCCAAATCTAGCCACTCACCAGAAATTGATAAACTCTTGGCCCTCTTCTACACAGCAGTGACATCCATGCTGAACCCCATCATCTATAGCTTAAGGAACAAGGAAGTTAAGGGAGCACTGAGAAGAACTCTGggactgaagaaagttctgacAATAAGTAAGTAA